In Oryza sativa Japonica Group chromosome 8, ASM3414082v1, the sequence AAAGcctcaaaaattaaaataaaactatcCTCGCTGTAAAATCTTAGGGTTATATTATTTATCATCATTTTCACCttcaatttttttccctctATTTGGTGGTAGTATATCTAAGAAACATTTACGCTACTTGAGATGTACTTCTGCAGGTGATGAGTTCAATTCAATGCAATACTTGATTGTGTGCATCCtaggggctgttcagattgtTGTCATTTTGAACCATTCCATTATTtggcaagttgccaaaatttggcttcatttggtttgctaccaaataTTGGTAATGCCCATAGAATTTGGCAAGATTTTAGAAACTTCTCCTCACAaaattatgccaatatttgataaggtaacaaactaaacattaTCTTTACATTTCTAACTTACCAAAATGTTggcattgctaaaatttggctttACCAACAAATGGTAAGGTTGATTTTGGCAACAAACTGAACAGGCCCCTAGAATATATACGTAGGACGCGGGGATGTAATTCACCTTTCTTAACATTAAAAAGGTTCAGTGCAATGTGATGAACAGCATTGATCACCTTGGTCATATTCAGAGGAATAGATCCTGTTGTAAGTACCATCCCAGGAGAGGTAGTTCTGCTCAGCAGCACAAAGCCTGGGCAGAGCATGTTCATGCAGCCGGTCTTGTGGTAGTCATCGGCCTGTTTACAGGAGATTTTCTGCTGTCAATATGTAGACTAGCTACCAAGAGGTACTCCAATACAAAATACTTTCCAATTAGAAGGTCACAAATTTCTATCCTGCGAAACCCACCGTCCAATAAGTCACCAATCGTGTCTGGGTGTCGCTCTCGCGGTCAGGATCGACCTGGTGTATAGTATAGATAAGGGTAAAAATACAGTGCAAAGGTGTTTGGCAGAAAATGCCTACAAAATCATCAAAAGTGAAAAGAAAAACTCACATGCCATCCAGATTGTATGACACTAACTGCGTTGGAGCTATCATCAACAAGCAGTATTTGAGCCGACGAAGACTGGCCCTGTTGAACATTGAGCGGATACACCTCGAGCACTGCGCCCGTAGCTTGGAATTTTGAGCCTTCTTCGCTGTTGATCAACAATAGGGCGAACTAGAGGGAAGGCATGGCATGAACAATGAGAATGTGACATTGTTCATACTACAATATTTTCTTTTCGTGAGCAGGACAGTTGTAGAACGAGTAGCTCTGAATTCAAATGGACAATACTGTGGATGTGTATTATAGGTTTCAcaagtgagtttttttttttggtcctcCATCCATCTGATGTAGGAGTAAGAGCTGTGACAATATCTAAATATTTGATTCATGATTTGTAATTAAAAGAAACATTGATTGCTCCCATAAATACATTGTCTTTTCTCAGTAAATCATGCTGGCATGCTATCTGCTGAAATCACGCGTGCTAGCCATGATGTCACTATCATTTTCTTCGTTTCAATTTGCAATAAAACATATAAATATAGCATGCGTCAAAATAAAATGGTTACATGAATCAAAGTACtatatcattttaatatattttatttggaagACAGGTATGGATGTTATGTAAAATTTGAACGAAATACAATAAAAAAATCTGAATTATTTCCATGTAATCGCAAACAAAATCTGAAGTATTTCTTAACTTCCATTTCAAAATGAAAATACAAAACCTGTATATAGGTCTATTGCCAAATCTAATTTGAAATTGGACTTTTGCTGGTAGAGGCAGTTTTTCTCGATATTTTGCCAAGTTTATTACTAACTCAAGGAAGCATCATTGTCCTTCATTTTACAGCATAATAAATTAGCATCAATTTTTGCTTTTGAATGTTGTAAATGACCATTTAATATCCATAAAGTAAGAGGAATGTTGTCCTAGATTAAATGCAAAATGGATAcatttggtgatgatttggtgtatcacccaaaaaaaaaatattccgaAGTAGAGAATCATAAAATCTGAGAGAAAATTCGAATTTTGAAATGCCAACTTACATGTTGTCCAGGAATTGTACTAGTGTAACTCATTGGCGTAAATGATTGGTCTTTCTGTGGTTTCAACGGTCCACGAAACGCGCGTGCCCTTAGGAGATCCTCCTTGAGAGTCCTTCGAATGAGAACCGTTCCATCAGGGCAACTTTCTTGCAGACCAAAATGAGTTATCAAACTTTTGGAGTATGAGCGCGGTGGAATCTGGTTTCAGATTTCAGTAAAAAAACAGTTAGTCCAGTGAATGAGGCTTCTTCATAAAATATATTGGGAATTTACACATAGTAAACCTATAAGCTGACAGGTTTCACTGCTAGTAACCAATAAATACTATTctacagagttttttttttttttgagcttcTATTCTACAGAGTTTGTCTTCTGTAATGTAGTACAGGGAATACATCATGCTGCAAAACAGATGACTTCCTTTTGAACTCTATGAATTATAATTCGCCATCGATCTAAATCTGATGTGTATGCCTTGTAAAGAACAGGTACAAACAAATCTAGAAAGACATTTTAGAATCATACCGTGATAACAGAACAATTGCtagaaaaaatagatttttgaaaTCGACATCGatctattttctattttctccAGGGTACACTTCACTCCATGATCTCATTTTTGGTGCAGATTACCGTTGtgtaattttttgttttgcaaatctcTTTGATGCAATAATCTTCTGTTGCAAATCTCTACCACAGCTAGTGAAATAGCTATACTAAAACGCAAAAAATAAGTGCACATGAGAGAATATAAATTTTTTATCCTGACTATTACCTGAAGTTTGTGATTCTTGAGAAGAGGATGATCGAATGCAGGCTGTCTGTAGATGTCCACGCAATCAAAAACTACACCATAGCTATCCTGCCATTTCATCAAATGCAGAATAATAAAAGAACGAAATATTGAATGGAGCATGGTAATTGGTTATTGGTGTCCCAAAGTTTCTTCACGTGGATATCAATATTACCTTGAAAGATTTCACATAGGGCTTGTTAAGCATCATGAGTTCTCTCTCCAGTGCTAAGTCGTCTTCGTTGGAGAGCACCAAGCTTCTTGCTGCAGCATTGCTGAAGAACAGAAAAGAGAGCACGACAAATATCGATGACTGCCCCATCTTGACTTGATCCAATGATCCTTGTGCTATGTTTGTCATTATATATGCAGCAGGGTGATCGGTGTATTTATGTGGCTAGATTTGTTACGCTATTGCTGTATCAAAGATGTTAATTAGGTGGTTCAGAATATTCCTTAATATtagggatatatatatataggttttTAATGTGGTGATCCGAAATATTAAAAAGATTTAAAGCCAAAATACATACTATTTATGTAATATAACTCAATGACAATATTCTTGATGAATAAACTAATTTGAGTATAATATGGAGGGATTAGAATTGTAGCATTCAGaaacacttttttttaaaaaaaaatggtacgaGTATAATCCCTTTTGTTACAACATCTTTGCCTGGTTCTTGCCATTTCTAGCATGCTAATTTCCCCACGTATATTGTTTGTTGTATGGTTGTCTTCCTATTTGTGCTAATGTAAGTTTTATATGTACCTTATGACAACTAATTCATGATGTTATATGTTAGCAGTGTCCTCTTCTCATGAGCTTGCCATTTCTATTCCTCATGGAGGCCACACCTCATTGTTGTGACTTTCACAATTCACACTACCTATGGTGATCAAGGATTTTTACGATCCAGCGGTACCTTGCGGTACCGATTCTCGACCGTTGGATCCGGGCAGATCCAACGGCTGGCAGAGATTGGTACTGCGGGGTACCAGTTCTAACCCTGATGCGGTACCTCGTGTTGAATGTAGGTGGAAGGGCAGTAATGTAATTCCGCGTGCCAATGATAGAGAGAGCAGACGGTAGATGCTCAGAAACCCTAGAATTTGCCTCTCCCGCATCTCCATTAGTCCTGtcccgcggcgccgccgtcttccaTCACGCCGCCGCTGGACTTGTTCCTCTCCCACGCTGTCATCCTTCCCTTGTTCCTCTCTCGCGCCACCGCtgttctcttttttctctctcgcgCCGCCACCGGACTTTATCCTcttccgcgccgccggcgttcCCTTGTTGCTCTGCGCCGCCgctgggaacgacaacgacttggacgccgccgccaccgggaacgacaacgacttGGATGATGCCATCGCCGGGAACAATGACTCGAACGCCGCATCCACCCTTGCTCATCTTTTCTATCCCGATCCTACCCATCCCGGATTCAATGGTTAGATGTGTTTTGGTACCGCACGGTACCAGTACCACCCAGTACAACCTGCTGGACCATAGCAATCCTCATGGTGATCACTCGTTTGCATTGGTTTTAATATATCTTATTTAGTATTTGTTTCCTAATTTATAGAATCCCTCCTAATTGTTGCTTCTCCCTTTCAAAGCGACTATATCTTTTAGATATTAGTAGTATTTACTTCTCTCTAACCGTTTGTTAAGGACGATGTTATGACATTAAACGCACATACACATTCCAATCATTGCAAATATGAGCAGCCCTTGCACTTTCTTTGGTGAGGTGTGTTACGAAACCAGCAGCCCACAAAAACCCAACTTGATTACTTACTAATCGAGTCTATCACTAAATACAAAAGGT encodes:
- the LOC107276720 gene encoding protein neprosin is translated as MGQSSIFVVLSFLFFSNAAARSLVLSNEDDLALERELMMLNKPYVKSFKDSYGVVFDCVDIYRQPAFDHPLLKNHKLQIPPRSYSKSLITHFGLQESCPDGTVLIRRTLKEDLLRARAFRGPLKPQKDQSFTPMSYTSTIPGQHFALLLINSEEGSKFQATGAVLEVYPLNVQQGQSSSAQILLVDDSSNAVSVIQSGWHVDPDRESDTQTRLVTYWTADDYHKTGCMNMLCPGFVLLSRTTSPGMVLTTGSIPLNMTKDIQTGNWQVVVGDEVVGYFPKEIINGMSGGTEVQMGGIVYASPGQKSPPMGNGIQPVHGGNYRAARFTWVAAQGARIANWTVARDVADINIYDATVTSSSGTGPEGAVFEYGGPGGQP